One window of Dermacentor albipictus isolate Rhodes 1998 colony chromosome 9, USDA_Dalb.pri_finalv2, whole genome shotgun sequence genomic DNA carries:
- the LOC135918849 gene encoding uncharacterized protein produces MLIRSLFITQVLTLLLRTQQFYLGEAFARSPSYQANDVGFENRAPADRCLINDLIMPSVNVSAPALSTVTSHHGDTMPYIRSFPSPLRTSGLGSSTSGTMLKSPFCFIAQFSPRVRPGSHQPRDVTSRQTEEKLGPNSRGRAWPQPPPDSRSSR; encoded by the exons GTTTTGACCCTCTTGCTGCGCACACAACAGTTTTATCTCGGTGAGGCATTTGCCCGATCTCCCTCTTACCAAGCAAATGACGTTGGCTTCGAGAATCGAGCACCAGCTGATCGTTGCTTGATCAACGACCTCATCATGCCTTCCGTCAACGTGTCTGCACCTGCGCTGTCAACGGTGACGTCTCATCACGGGGACACCATGCCCTACATAAGAAGCTTCCCATCGCCGCTTAGAaccagtgggcttggcagcagcaCCTCAGGCACAATGCTCAAGAGCCCATTTTGCTTCATTGCGCAG TTCAGCCCTCGggtgcggccgggcagccaccaaccacgtgacgtgacgtcacgacagacggaggaaaagctgggccccaactcgcgcggtcgcgcgtggccgcagccaccacctgattcccgctcctcccgctaa